Sequence from the Parus major isolate Abel chromosome 1, Parus_major1.1, whole genome shotgun sequence genome:
TAATTGTAACAAATTGTCTGCTCCTCTGGTAGAGTAACTCACTGCCTGTTCACTGAGTTGAGAAGCACTGCAGAGGGTAACATGGTGTACTGCTGGAATGTCATTTTTACTTCAGCCCCTCCTGAAATTTCGATGTGGAGCAAGAGAAAGTGATGTCATCAGTAATGGAAAATGCAGACATTGATCTGGAGTTTTTTAAAGCAGGTTTCTGAGcctgtttgaagaaaaaagaactaGATATTAGGATCATTAAAGagtgttcttttctttctcgTATGTCTTTTATGCTCCTGTGGACTACTTTTCTTGCCCCGCAGGTACTACGCTGTGCTGTACCCGATGGTTTATCCGATGAAGATAACGGGCAACAGAGCAGTGGTAGCTCTTGTGTACGTGTGGCTGCATTCCCTTATTGgctgcctccctccccttttCGGCTGGTCCTCCTTGGAGTTTGACCAATTCAAGTGGATGTGTGTGGCAGCCTGGCACAAGGAGGCTGCCTACACGGCCTTTTGGCAGATCTGGTGCGCGCTGCTGCCGTTCGTGGTCATGATGATCTGCTATGGATTCATATTCCGTGTGGCAAGGATTAAGGCCCGCAAAATCCACTGTGGGAGTGTTGTCATTGTGGAGGAGGACTCACAGAGGAACGGGAGGAAGAACTCCAGCACCTCCACGTCCTCCTCTGGCAGCCGAAGGAACGCTTTCCAAGGGGTTGTTTACTCTGCCAACCAGTGCAAAGCTTTCATAACCATCTTGGTTGTCATCGGAGCTTTCGTCATTACGTGGGGACCTTACATGGTGGTAATAACATCAGAGGCACTTTGGGGTAAAAACAGTATTTCCCCTGCTTTGGAGACATTGGCTACATGGCTGTCCTTTTCCAGTGCCATTTGCCATCCGCTAATTTATGGGCTGTGGAACAAGACAGTGCGCAAGGAACTCCTGGGGATGTGCTTTGGGGATCGGTATTACCGCAAGTCCTTTGTTCAGCGGCACAGGACATCGAGGCTCTTCAGCATTTCCAACAGGATCACAGGTAAGATGTGGCTGCAAAAGACACTTCCATAATACCACCAAGAGCAAGGCTTCCTGTCTGCCTGTGCTTGGCACATTTCAGGGCTCTGTAAAGAGAGTTGGATGTTTCTGGAATTTTCAGCAGTCTTTCATCATTCAGGTTATAGACATTTGAAAGGAGACTCCTCTTTTTTTATAGTTAACATCTTTCTCCTACTGTAGTAAAACTTTCTCAGGCAGAGGAGACATAGTGATAaggttaataaaaataatttattttcttctttctcaagCATTTCCTTTTGTGTGCCTTCCACTTTGTGTTGCCCAGATTTGAGCTCTACCAGCAGTACTTTTTACTGCACTTTTTCTTTGATTAATGGCCTCATGCTACAACTCTCTAAAATCCACTAAGGTTCCACTGGCGTAACTGTTTCTGCAAGTTCAGCTTTTATGCTTGATGGTTGGGAAGAAAAGGTCATAAGCAAAGTAAAACTATGGTGTAAAACCATGGAGTTATTTGGTGTGTCCCCAAGTTGGAGACTGAGACCTCCAGTTGCTCAGTTTGttggtttcttgtttttttcttttttaaagtagcaATGCAATGacattcagatttttaataagTTCCCTGGTCATGTACAGAAGCTTCCAAATATAGAACATCTTCAAGGGATATTTCATGCAGAGGCaagaactgaaattatttaattgggAAGGATGATCTAAAATGCAGAGGGAAGATGAGAGCAGCAAGGCGTCCATTATCTTTTCTACAACCTGAACACTGGGAGAGACTGTCATGTAAATTAAAGAGTTAAGGAGCTGTAGCCACATTACAAGCTCCAGGAGCTTTGGCAAGTCTGTATCCAGAAAATGCTGTGGATTAATACATTggaaactgagggaaaaaacaggaagggaaaagacaggaaatttctttctttttccaagtgATAAAGTTGAAGCTGTCAGCTTCAACTGACATCAGATGTCTTAGCTGGAGGCTGACAGGGAAGTGAAAAAGACCCCCAACAAACTCACAACAGAATCTCAAGGTAGGATCCAAAACAGCACCTTTTGTAAAAATCTCACAGATCTCCTCCCTTCTTGTTTTGGAGATTTGAAAGAAGTTGGGCATCTCTGTGCCCCAGCCTTCCTCCTAAGCTTCTTCCCAACACTAATGGCCTGTCACAGCTGCTGGTGGCTACCAGGTTATTCTCTGTCTAGAGGATGTCTGGCAAATCTCCCCATCCATGTAAGAGCATACACTTGGTGCTCAGCCTGTCTGGCTGATAAAACACATGGACTTGCAACAAGAGTGAGAAGGAGATGgtgcagagagaaaggagacTTGCCTTTCCAAACCTGAGAGCTGCTGACTGGATTTCTAAGATGGGGAGTCCAGAAGGCTCTCTGCTTCAGCAAGGTCAGTTTTATATGCAGAATAATAAATAAGGCAGTACAGTGGGTATTACTGGAAGAGGTTTTTACCATTGCAAACTCCTTAACCATTCACTgtataacaaaaataaaactttcttgCAGATTTGGGACTATCTCCTCACCTTACTGCCCTCATGGCAGGTGGGAGGCCactgggaaacagcagcagcacaggagacaCAGGTTTCAGCTGCTCACAGGATTCAGGTAACTGCAAGTCTCTTGCTCCCTACTTGGGCAGAAGTTTGCACTTGGCAGCAGTCTCGTGGACAGTCAGTATTTACACCCAGAGATGTCTCCTGGTAGACTAATGACATGAAACATCTGTTCCAGCTGTTCcaacaaaactgctgcagttGCTTTTTGCCTCCTTTGCTCTCAATAGCTGTACTTGCAAAATGCTGCTTACAGAATGGTGACCCTCCCTTGGTAATGTGTCCTAGGAACAAAACTCACTGCTTGTGTGCCCTTCTCCTTCAGTTTCTGTTGTTCTTTGGAGACTTTCTCTGGATCCACAAAGAACAGAGCAACAGAGTGCTGTGAAGAATGTGCTTCTCTGTTTCCTATTTTGTAAGAGACTTTGTTCATCCTGCAGTGTAAACATACACACTTAGGATGGTTTCAGCTTATGATTTCATTACTACTCAAGATTTCTCAATTGAAGATGgtttggaaaagggaaaaagtgtTCTGATGGTAATCAGATCTATCTATCTAGATCTATCCAGATCTAGATTTTTCTGGCAGCTAACTCAGCTACCAGTCCTTAACTGCAGTTATTATTTTAGAGAGTATTTCTGCTCTAGAGACACCAGAGGGTGATCTTTTAAAGGTTGCTTGGTGTAAGGGGTTTGCTTTCTACTTTTGTAAAGGAAGCCTGTGGAGCTGGCATTTATTTTTGGTAGTTGTTTTGTGCTGGTAGTTTTCTGCCTGTTGTGGATATCCCACAAGTTGTATGTGATAAAGGAGAGCAGCCTGCTGGTAAACCTGACTCAGTTAAGAGGATGCGGTGTTTCCATCTTGTGACAGCAGtttaaacaaatgaacaaaactaAAGCCATACCAAAATGCTGTTAGAAGTGCCACTGCTGGTTAAGGAGGGAGCACAGTCCATAGCCTGGCAATGGATATACAGTGATCCACTGTGAAATGCTGTTTCACTTCAGATGCTTTTACTGTGAGTTACTAAAGAGCAGAAGGAAGCCTTAGTCCCTCTTCCCCATGCTTGCTGCATGTAGTATGTGATCCTGGGGCCTGTGATGGCCAGTCCCTAATGAGAAGACTTCCCAATCCTTCCAATGAAAGCTGACCTGATTCTTTTCCTGTGCAGTGTTTTAATTTGAGCTGAAATTTACTTACAAAAGCTGGGTTTAGACGTCTTTTGAAGGAACTGCTGAAAATAGGCTGAAAACTTTTTGCCAAGATACTGTATCCCAGTGCTACTGTTTTACTTGGGGGCTCTTGTTCTTTTCAGGAACAGATACAATGCTTCTTGAAGATTATAGCTCAGATGGCCCTCATGCCCCACACTGCATCTGTCCCCCTCGAAGGAGGAGTTCAGTCACATTTGAAGATGAGGTGGAACAAATTAAAGGTGAGTGTAGGGGCACATATGAAAATGCTCAGAGTCAGCAATATTGATTGTGCATGAAGCCTCCCAGGACCTGGAGAATTGTCTTGAAAAGCATCTGACCACTGTTTGCTTTGACAGACCCGATCAATCATGCAGGtacaacagaaagcaaaatcatGTCTTTATTCCAGATCTCAACCAGCAGCAGGCAAGGACAAGAGTTAGAAGCTGGTATTCCCTGCatagatatttaaattaaattgcacAGCAGTATCCTCTCGGCAATTCCACTCGTCTTGGTGGCTGTTACAttctattttgtgtttcttgggGAATATATTTTCCTGTCCTCATAGTTTAATTGCATTATTCCTGTGTTTCTcatttgctgtcttttctcAACTTTGTCACTTACAGACTTGAAATTCTTCCATTTACAGACTTAAATGATCtcaatataattttattctgattaatttacttttttttacttaaattctTTGCTTTACTGGGTGTGTTTCTCAGCAGATGGACTGCAATTTTTTCAGTCAACTTGCTTGTTGATTCTGGGCTAGCAGAACATTGCTGTCATCATCTGTAAAATGTCAGAACATTAATTTATGCTGAGTTACAATAATGTCAATAGAAGACTTGATAATAACAACTGAATTTTCTAAACAATACATGATTGTGGATAGGATGAAAATGAGCAGGATGCCTTTAAGAATCAAGTAAtaataaaacctgaaataatGAGAAAACTGTCTCTATGGAATTTTTAAACATCTTGGCAAAATTCCCTTTTGTCCTCTTCCCAGCATGAGATGAATATTTCATTGTACAAACACATTAGCATACATTTCCCACTATCTTTCTGAGTGATTACGTAGGAGCACACATCTAATTTCTTGTGAAAGAGGGAAGTCTCAGTGCACAAGTCCCCACAGGTTTAGCAATTCTTGGTGAGTCTCAGGACTTTCAGCACCCTGaagctttaaattatttcagaagcCTCACTGAAGAGTCACATTTAGGATGAACTCTTGTATTGCTCAACATGTTGGTGAGTAGAGAGGTGTACAGATGCTACAAAAACAGCTGCAGCAACACAGATTATGTCAGGTCATTCTGAAGCTTTGTGCTCATAGAATGGTGTAGGAAGTATTGTTCTAATATGAGTATTGTTGATAAATGTGTACTAATTTTGCAGAGGGCATGATCATACCTTTACAACAGGATCTATATTAGTTTTCAAGCCTTTGCACAGTCATGCTTACCAACtgttacctttttctttttttctttttttcagaagctgcaaAGAATTCTGTTCTTCATGTAAAAGCTGAAGTCCATAAATCTCTGGACAGTTATGCAGCCAGCCTGGCCCGAGCTATAGAAGCTGATGTGAAACTCAGCCTGTTTGGGGAAGATGCTTTACCAGGAGCCCTGTTCCCCTTGTGGACTCCTGCAGGAAGCAGTGGGAACGCCCGGCGTGGTGCCAGGCCCCATGCCAGCCAAAGACTGAAGTTGCAGAGCATCGATGAAGGGAACGTTTGACGTGAGCACTGGAGtaggaaaacagaatgaaacCACTAAGCGGGGCCTACTGCAACTGGTAGTGTTTCACCAGAACCAGGACACCTTGTTGAAATGTTTCCAGTGTTTTTTCAACACCTGGAAACAGCTGGATTCTGGTCCTTGCATCAGCATTTTGCAGCAGTGTTTGTTTACTGGTTAGGGTGCTACTGACTCTTCTGCCACATCACTATCACACAGTGCATAGAAATGCAGGGCTTGGTTTCATTGACCAGATGGTTAGTCAGTTGAATCTTGGGTCCATTATTGGCCAAAGCTAAtacaggaacaaaacaaaaaaggtatGTGCAGTGTTTAATTCATTGTTACATCCATCCTGTTCTGACCACCAGGATAATTGGTTGACACTTGATAGCTGGAGTGCTCTGACAGGAGCTTGTGCATTGGATAGTACATAAAGCCTTAATGCCTCAGGCTCCCAGCTGAGGAACTTCAGTAAGGGCAAAACCTGAACTTTTAAGAGAGCTCATGCAGATTGTAGGTACTTACCTTTGCTGGGGGATATTTCAGTCTGTTCAGCCATCAGAATGCCAGATCTGACATTGGAACTGTGCTTTGCTTCAGCAGCATGGGACACCAGCTCCTCTGGATGTAATGAATGGGAGTAAACATGCTGGGAACAGCACAGAGATGAGATTTGAGGAAATTATTAGTGCAGAATTCTTAGTTTCTCTGAGAACTTCAGCTCATGTCCCTGGTTTTGCTGTTATTTAAAGGGCACTCTGTGGCTGTGCTAAGCTTGACAGAATATAAATATTACCACTTCATATTCAGGATTCATCTAGAGAGAAGAATattagctgtttttttttttttaatcatgagGGAATGTATTTAAGCTGTAGTTACCTCAGTGCTTCTATTTCTTGGAGTATTAATACATTAATCtcaaaaataagaacatttgGCACTTATATTGCACTTTGCATGTTCTTAAGCACTGTACAGACATTACCTTGTTAGGCCTTTGTGAGAGGGTTGATCAGCCCTGCTTGCCAAAGAAGGGGAACTCGGCACAGCCAAGCTGCTGGCAGTGAAACAAGATGCAAAGGTGGGAAGTTCTGTAAGGAAAAGAGGGATGAGAATATATCCAGCTTGAGGAACCTTTCTGTGCCTTCCTGGGCTACCCCTTTCTTACTTTGGGGGGGGTTAAAGCCCTGCCTTACTGTGTATTTCAAAGAGAGGGAGACATAAGTGAGCAGGATAATTCCTTGAGGAAATGAGTGTCAGTAGCAAATGGACTTAAGGACCAagaatttgcatttgtttaCTCTGTGTCTGTTCCCCTGTGCCTCTACCTTTCCCCAGAAGTGCTTTGTATGAGGTTTTGCTGCAGACTGGAAATCAGGAGCAGGATGTTTCCGTATGGGTAAAAACAGGGTGTACACTCATTAAGTTTTGTCTTTGTGTGACTTTATTCAgaggcacagaaacaaaatgttgtGAGGCAGAAAGGCAGAACCTTGGTCCAGTACTGTATTTAGACATCCTATTTGTCTGTGTTCCCGACTCAGAGATGTATTTCAGCACAAGCTTATGTCCATCTCTGGACAAAGCAACTTGACTTTCTGAACTAGCCTGAATCTCATTGTGTTCCCATGTAAAATATAACTGCATGCTTAAAATTCAGTACATGGTTTGCTGATTTAAGAACAGGCTGTTAGAGCAAGAACACTTAAGCTTCAGTAAGATGGCTCTTAGCATAATGCAGGAATAAATCAATTAATAATAGTGAGGTTCTAACTCCTGCATTTTTTACTTCTAATGTGTTAGAGAAGTTGCACCTGTGGGCACTCgttagtaaaaaaaaagaacaaaaaatccCAGTATTTGCCGGGAAACGCCCTGCAGCGAGGTCATTATTGCTGCCATTAACATTACAATCACTGTCTCCCTAGTACTCAATACTCCTTAAGCTGTACACTTGCCTGGAAGGATTTTGTCTGCATCCCTTTTATTCCGCACTCCTGCTTGAAACAAGTTGAGCAGAGTCGTAGCTGAATGTCGGAAGGGCACACACGAGTATGAATGCGTTGTGAAGGAGTAGGTGCCGGCCCAAAACGCTCTGcgtgtaggagaaaaaaattccaaggcACGTGTGGAAGCACTAAATCGATAGTATTGTGTAAAAAGCACGTTTTTCACACAGGTACTGAGACAAATGCAGCCTTCAGGCAGGTCAGGGGGGTTGCAAGAGTTTACACCATGGCTGAATTCGGCTGCCAGTGTTAATGTCACTAATCTGTTATTTACTGTAAATGTTGTTCATATTTTTGTAGACACGTTATAACCCTTCCATAACTGTTGTTACCGGAGTGGTTCTCTCACTTGAGTTGTCATTAACAAAAGCAGTAATTGAGAGATGCACACGTTTTGTAAAACTGTATTTCCCATCTtaaatacagaagagaaaaagaaaacaacttatTTCCGGTTCCTGATGGTCTGTGGTGGTTGTTTGTATTGTTATTTCAGCTTACATTCGTCTTTAAGTATTTTACTTATGAAAGTTTGTCCGGCTGGCAGGAAGAGCCTGTCAGGTGCGGCGGGTGGAGCCGTTTCCAGGACAGGGAGGTGTCCCGGGTGGAGCACGGCTCCCTCGGCACCGGGCAGGCTCTGGGAGCGCGGGCGCGCCGGTGCGGCACCGGTGCGGGGCCAGAGGCCACGCCCTCGAGACCACGCCCATCGCCGTGTGGCCACGCCCCTTAGTGTCTCCCCTCCCGCCCTCGAAGGGCATCGCGCAGCGCAGCGGCGATTGGCTCTCGCTCCCCGTGCCCTGCCCCTTCCCCGCGCTGATTGGTAGGAACGCCGGCCCGGCGGGATTGGCTGGTTCAAAGAGGGGGGCGCGGCCGTACCGCTCGGCCATGGAGGCTGTGCCGTGCGCCGAGCACGGTGAGGGCCGGCCCGGGGTCCCCGTGAGGGCGGGTGTGTGGGGGGCTCGGCTTGATCAGTTCCGCGCTTTTCCGCTCCGCAGGGTCCCTCTGCTTCCTAAAAACTGGCGTCCGCGATGGCCCCAACAAAGGGAAGAGCTTCTACGTGTGCGGGACGCAGGGCCCCGATGCCTGCAGCTTCGTCCTCCCAGCGCCGTAGGTGCAGGGCAGGGGCGGCAGGAGGGGGTCGATGGGACAGGGGATACACTTTGCTGTCCTCAAGGGAAGTTCACTGCCGTGACACCAATCGCAAGCTTGTTTTCTTACGTAGCCTTTGTTTATCGTAGGTGATTGTTTTGCGGTGGCAGTTTCCTGGGCAGTTCGTCTTGTCTGTATTCTTCCgcttctcctttcctcctttcaggGTTCCTGCTTCTCACTGCTTGATCCATG
This genomic interval carries:
- the GPR161 gene encoding G-protein coupled receptor 161 isoform X2 encodes the protein MPQQPCRWKHFCLVLSSLVCPQAIYCPFICPSKICSFLYIPYTTAAQHVLAAPGLHTLTMNSNSSLSNGKGLRNLTTEEDGAVRVTESIAIIVIAIFICLGNLVIVVTLYRKSYLLTLSNKFVFSLTLSNFLLSVLVLPFVVTSSIRREWIFGVVWCNFSALLYMLISSASMLTLGLIAIDRYYAVLYPMVYPMKITGNRAVVALVYVWLHSLIGCLPPLFGWSSLEFDQFKWMCVAAWHKEAAYTAFWQIWCALLPFVVMMICYGFIFRVARIKARKIHCGSVVIVEEDSQRNGRKNSSTSTSSSGSRRNAFQGVVYSANQCKAFITILVVIGAFVITWGPYMVVITSEALWGKNSISPALETLATWLSFSSAICHPLIYGLWNKTVRKELLGMCFGDRYYRKSFVQRHRTSRLFSISNRITDLGLSPHLTALMAGGRPLGNSSSTGDTGFSCSQDSGTDTMLLEDYSSDGPHAPHCICPPRRRSSVTFEDEVEQIKEAAKNSVLHVKAEVHKSLDSYAASLARAIEADVKLSLFGEDALPGALFPLWTPAGSSGNARRGARPHASQRLKLQSIDEGNV
- the GPR161 gene encoding G-protein coupled receptor 161 isoform X1 → MPILFLIFPSPPLLVFPVLGLVLSSLVCPQAIYCPFICPSKICSFLYIPYTTAAQHVLAAPGLHTLTMNSNSSLSNGKGLRNLTTEEDGAVRVTESIAIIVIAIFICLGNLVIVVTLYRKSYLLTLSNKFVFSLTLSNFLLSVLVLPFVVTSSIRREWIFGVVWCNFSALLYMLISSASMLTLGLIAIDRYYAVLYPMVYPMKITGNRAVVALVYVWLHSLIGCLPPLFGWSSLEFDQFKWMCVAAWHKEAAYTAFWQIWCALLPFVVMMICYGFIFRVARIKARKIHCGSVVIVEEDSQRNGRKNSSTSTSSSGSRRNAFQGVVYSANQCKAFITILVVIGAFVITWGPYMVVITSEALWGKNSISPALETLATWLSFSSAICHPLIYGLWNKTVRKELLGMCFGDRYYRKSFVQRHRTSRLFSISNRITDLGLSPHLTALMAGGRPLGNSSSTGDTGFSCSQDSGTDTMLLEDYSSDGPHAPHCICPPRRRSSVTFEDEVEQIKEAAKNSVLHVKAEVHKSLDSYAASLARAIEADVKLSLFGEDALPGALFPLWTPAGSSGNARRGARPHASQRLKLQSIDEGNV